The region AAGATCACCCCGGTGTTCAGATGGTTATGGCTCAGAAGAAGTACAACCTCGCCGGTCCCGTTAAAGTTCTTTCCGAAGGTGAATACCCCGAACAGTACAAAGGCGTTTACCTGCGTCCCGCAGAAACCCGTGCAATGTTCGACGAAAAAGGCTGGTCCACAGTTTCTGCTCTCCAGCTGCGTAACCCCATGCACCGCTCTCACGAATTCCTGGCAAAAATTTCCATCGAAGTTTGTGACGGTTGTCTGATCCACTCCCTGATCGGTAACCTCAAACCGGGCGACATTCCTGCTGACGTTCGTGTTAAAGCTATTGACACTCTCGTTGAGCACTACTTTGTTAAAGAAAACGTTATCCAGGCTGGTTACCCCCTCGATATGCGTTACGCTGGTCCTCGCGAAGGCCTTCTCCACGCTACCTTCCGTCAGAACTACGGTGTTAACCGCATGCTGATCGGTCGTGACCACGCTGGTGTTGGTGACTTCTACGGTCTGTTCGAAGCTCAGGAAATTTTCGACAAAATTCCTTACGCAACTGAAGCTTGCCCCGAACCAGGCAAAGCACTTCTTTGCGAACCCATGAAAATTGACTGGACTTTCTACTGCTACAAATGTGACGGCATGGCTTCCCTGAGAACCTGCCCCCACAACAAAGAAGAGCGCGTAATCCTTTCCGGTACCAAACTGCGTAAAGCTCTCT is a window of Maridesulfovibrio sp. DNA encoding:
- the sat gene encoding sulfate adenylyltransferase, whose amino-acid sequence is MSKLVAPHGGKGLVCCLLEGAELAAEQKKAEGLKQIEISARAKGDLIMMGCGGFSPLNGFMGKADWKGVCEKFLMEDGTFWPVPVTLDSDDESVKVGDEIALVNDGTVYATMQITEKYEMSEEDKKWECYQVFKGEGEESADDIFWKTALEDHPGVQMVMAQKKYNLAGPVKVLSEGEYPEQYKGVYLRPAETRAMFDEKGWSTVSALQLRNPMHRSHEFLAKISIEVCDGCLIHSLIGNLKPGDIPADVRVKAIDTLVEHYFVKENVIQAGYPLDMRYAGPREGLLHATFRQNYGVNRMLIGRDHAGVGDFYGLFEAQEIFDKIPYATEACPEPGKALLCEPMKIDWTFYCYKCDGMASLRTCPHNKEERVILSGTKLRKALSEGAEIVDHFGRDEVLVQLREYYEGLTEKVEVKMQGAASGDAM